In the Anastrepha obliqua isolate idAnaObli1 chromosome 1, idAnaObli1_1.0, whole genome shotgun sequence genome, one interval contains:
- the LOC129236275 gene encoding adenomatous polyposis coli protein — protein MLSPSPSASHRGNKCEPKLNATPDLDDDDDANSIIDDTDVDVAVDVDVDEVLPTQKPHFLDDAMPPPEMIADFERVLTFGAKIDPKTTGTSSGEQLKMDKKYERDGEISDYELAASGYTKKEFTQDDNTLNLPSGIGKSAFTKPKHFLDENPIPPDYMLLATIADHDLRREHRSLDRNFERQEEQQSALSAGQMLKSCSNSSGGGRKSSLDRGGYGGGSGSNNSGSMSSSRTSRERSKDLTSSYTLSRFLHSAETPSPPPALQRSIPKGGAWASSSGSGSCSFDRLYGSLPMAHTGGVGDDKSALGVDDIVDVDRLGPKVECVYSLLSMLGSNDPAEMSKKFLELSRTPETCSALRRAGCVPLLVQMMHSDGDDSVRKCSTMALHNVVHSHLDEKTARRETKVLRLLEQILDYCNFLKTLLQSGGEAIADDSERHPLAAISSLMKVSFDEEHRHAMCELGALQAIPNLVHLDHAVHGPKPEDQCCNSLRRYALMALTNLTFGDEHNKAYLCSQKIFMEALVAQLDSAPDDLLQVTASVLRNLSWRADSNMKAVLNEIGTVTALARAAMKNKSENTLKAILSALWNLSAHCSTNKAEFCAVDGALAFLVDMLTYEGPSKTLKIIENAGGILRNVSSHIAVREHYRQILRERNCLSILLQQLKSESLTVVSNSCGTLWNLSARCPEDQKFLWDNGAVPMLRSLIHSKHAMISEGSASALKNLLNFRPAVQSQNPLDPIARSMGLRKLPTLNARKQKALQQELGGKQHAETCDNLDISGNTGVTKEDGQLHQHTTLSVVMHAQRQRYIGGTVPPGTSARLTRSAMLTKSESRDSVFSAKSDTTYENLMRSHSASDANRKKLPYTAAAAAAAYSLENDVEATEVEQPIDYSAKYCEKDAKTPDERTTEVQGAGNSTTNVTYQETDLDQPTDFSLRYAEHQIESDLDVLPNVRADRINSASARVTPADTLPASAPPNCGQAVVSNGNEILLILEDTVKCYQTEDTPYVISNAASVTDLRQAVIKSEAGSQVEALKTTEKPKKYQRVQQMPSNTGAQGNTAYGSGSYTPEKPINYCEEGTPGYFSRYESLSSLDESPPTQQSNTKDAKAVQMKANTTNSTKENAKPVARPAATPLPQGVAPAAQTSGNATAINSAQETPLMFSRHSSMDSLVEEGEEEIGVCDDKSSVVSDFSRLASGVISPSEIPDSPTQSLPQSPRRNSNSGHVNSSGGIGGFPPSVSPLAPTRGSAVGIASSSAAIGLRGGIAVGEDTKRPLCSVFEDDISTFHVENTPAQFSCRTSLSNLSILDDEISLPPSREPPVEGDNIGQQAIVSEGEEEEAVNNIDDILLANCINMGMNRTTITAAASKKSMANTTSGQKGTDSQLTADEPKHYYTEDTPALLSKVGSNTNLSAISICSSNNMEELKVPQPPPTTAMGESDNRHSLVLSDDVSSNASESGAAGQSFDLLQQCIEVGMKKPTAQTKPHTSGTSVQHRAMMSSRVADPIAMLRRGGNILPPYLPVADETNKFLIENSPCNFSVASGLSNLTVGSSLVGPAVQLKSSKLSVENAPNLPANTESEAAVAVVHEEGACMEQKWQDDSLSSLSIDSEDDTNLLSQAIAAGCNRPKSNLGFSSTSKTNNNNKRTSLSASQPIPINAATSSSSLNSSATARHYQRQEQQTSDVGAGNTSITTHRYQNGNDSYSSVDSSDSNDNQAKSLFELCIRTGMHKPTRDGANHRRQHMLNNRRGGSGTTQSNPNLKQFDSLPLQLHAQPKPMALPTNMSTALTATTTTVNRHLRERERKDEKLLLECINTGISKKIGSNSHSHSSSVGSATVAAKYAADKSTNSIPMPIFIGGDVSHSTGTGSKNVLATSAAAQVLCHPHAATLSSNVHSTAAPDVAKMNNTGYNSHFTTTFSSSNSNNSNTCTDTNNSCSSVNCWETKDINNVDIIDAARSPAMDTTITAHSDVSLPNHVNAATDQKMNDTGYKEDQPVDFDQPSAHEELNSPSVSFDNTVTSDDSNESFIIETTVSLEMRQSRNSPPLTTSQKHKDPDLMLKSVERLTLEFVSSAEQLRTNATSVLAEGSVAEQHRMASGGASISIGGTSNSNNTWNEDTCPNDDVSFPSVSVTAPIVASLNYDDNDDDDDEDVDQATEADHKDLHDFAEITPINEEQPQPSLLMLERADTATQPSSLETETETDTLVNDGRSIDILCYNETQESTTSSGINFQLGGAVQSAALSLGGHHMFYGSNSNAVAAAAQAAAAAMTNSTIIAIEARALAENLQHGGSVSADDDDSVDLTFSINSLDLDNIRPPSGMESLNMSGYYHQEPQTNAFHSLGVLQRRSSSTPQSPQMIMRSPKFPRKSLPQGLVAKRALGQLPAHLSGSAESVNSSCNLLENIKPPSLMDELLDSMISVASIQSEVADAECSMATTLSVASNYETAAGGQVEGGDYDDNTITLQSCYETMPHDMDAEENSFHSGAGSTPLPTDDCEFSSAESTPQKSAASPTPLNGEKRTLTPKQKRKVAKDRYRTFTISSNVAVSEEERQRLKLEETQMSDETLQIEIIETETVGSAGSSSRRRSDAERYRTQTIVYNTSTAKTTTTIASNDMEANEANASADESAGPYSLTSTDDCASESMCSLRAMTQKFKFINMPINISKTAPEAEAAEVRGVPDGGDCTSIECDQNSETESCHDQHETYGIAENYDNQSEEDASDNSESEEHSLVKSPARARITKPTEPAAVEDVSNNDQAKAVRGRKKPIYISPYSIQYQRTMSPQTRIATNKTLTPTKTAQLHTLRKRDTNVVAPEMAGTRLPAPKKVQTQVSAGAQATTTQQGAAPPSLDRQGTFVQEEPTITTCQVPVVVSDVKAILPPATATAGGSPQRSSKLPTKRATAVAASKSTTTSTQPAITRKIPIAAKSSSPKQRKVVTTGSTGMPQRSNSNAAIRVTSSAARVKRVSATTPPTRSNSNLNSRDTVATAAAHATKNAAAKINQAQSRIANIWKRVNDAKSKQQEQQRVPRANAARGTTAVVSKLKSQQTKSSPALNMPKKAAVQRATQQQQQQKKQTLIRSSTFDNTPNGVGGALQNVSTKIAVNAGGGLARGGRK, from the exons ATGCTATCGCCGTCGCCGTCTGCGTCACATCGTGGCAATAAGTGCGAGCCGAAACTGAACGCTACGCCAGATTtggatgatgacgatgatgccAACAGTATCATTGACGATACCGATGTGGATGTTGCAGTCGACGTGGATGTAGATGAGGTGCTGCCCACACAGAAGCCTCATTTTTTGGACGATGCCATGCCACCACCCGAAATGATTGCCGACTTTGAACGCGTGCTAACTTTTGGCGCAAAAATCGATCCCAAGACCACAGGCACTAGTAGCGGTGAGCAATTGAAAATGGATAAGAAGTATGAGCGTGACGGCGAGATTAGCGACTACGAGTTGGCAGCCAGTGGTTATACAAAGAAGGAATTCACACAGGATGACAACACATTGAATTTGCCAAGTGGTATTGGTAAGAGCGCATTTACAAAACCAAAGCATTTCTTGGACGAGAATCCAATACCACCAGACTATATGCTACTTGCGACAATCGCTGACCACGACCTACGGCGCGAGCATCGCAGTCTAGACCGTAATTTCGAACGACAAGAAGAGCAACAGTCCGCTCTTAGTGCAGGCCAAATGTTGAAAAGCTGCAGCAACAGCAGTGGTGGTGGCCGTAAAAGCTCTTTGGATCGTGGTGGCTATGGCGGTGGTAGCGGCAGTAACAACAGCGGCAGCATGTCGAGTTCGCGTACTTCACGTGAGCGCAGCAAGGACTTAACTTCTTCGTACACCTTGTCGCGTTTTCTACATAGCGCCGAAACGCCGTCGCCACCACCGGCATTACAGCGCAGCATACCGAAAGGCGGCGCCTGGGCGAGTAGCAGTGGCAGCGGTAGTTGCAGCTTTGACAGACTTTATGGCAGCTTGCCAATGGCCCATACAGGTGGTGTCGGCGACGACAAGAGCGCGCTTGGGGTTGATGACATTGTCGATGTCGACCGTCTTGGTCCGAAGGTGGAGTGTGTGTATTCGCTACTCTCGATGCTGGGCTCCAATGACCCGGCGGAAATGTCTAAGAAATTTCTTGAATTGTCGCGCACGCCAGAAACATGTAGCGCGCTACGACGTGCCGGCTGTGTGCCGCTATTAGTGCAGATGATGCATTCCGATGGCGATGATAGTGTACGCAAATGCTCTACTATGGCATTACATAACGTCGTGCATAGCCATCTGGATGAGAAGACCGCGCGACGTGAAACGAAAGTGCTACGTTTGCTCGAACAGATACTagattattgtaattttttgaaaactctgcTGCAGAGCGGTGGCGAGGCAATTGCTGATGACTCAGAACGGCATCCGTTGGCGGCTATTTCATCATTGATGAAGGTGAGCTTCGACGAGGAACACCGGCATGCTATGTGCGAGCTGGGTGCACTACAGGCAATACCGAATTTGGTGCATTTGGATCACGCTGTGCACGGACCAAAACCGGAGGATCAGTGCTGCAATTCGCTGCGACGTTACGCGCTAATGGCGCTTACAAATCTGACTTTCGGTGATGAACACAACAAGGCTTATCTTTGCAGTCAGAAAATATTCATGGAGGCATTGGTGGCGCAGCTGGATTCGGCACCGGACGATTTGCTGCAGGTAACCGCTAGCGTATTGCGCAATCTATCATGGCGCGCCGACAGCAATATGAAGGCAGTGTTGAATGAAATCGGAACAGTGACCGCACTAGCGCGTGCGGCAATGAAAAATAAGAGTGAAAACACGCTCAAAGCAATATTGTCTGCGTTGTGGAATCTGTCGGCACATTGCAGCACCAACAAGGCGGAATTCTGTGCTGTGGATGGTGCACTCGCCTTCCTTGTTGACATGTTGACCTACGAAGGACCAAGCAAAACGTTGAAGATAATAGAAAATGCAGGCGGTATACTCCGCAACGTCTCTAGTCACATAGCTGTGCGCGAACACTACCGTCAAATACTGCGCGAACGCAACTGTCTCTCAATACTACTGCAGCAGCTAAAGTCAGAAAGCTTAACCGTGGTGAGCAACTCCTGCGGCACTTTGTGGAATTTATCGGCACGTTGCCCGGAGGATCAGAAATTCCTATGGGATAACGGGGCCGTGCCAATGCTGCGTTCGCTTATACACTCAAAGCACGCTATGATCTCTGAGGGTAGTGCTTCGGCGCTCAAGAATCTACTCAACTTTCGACCGGCAGTGCAGAGTCAAAATCCACTTGATCCAATTGCGCGTTCAATGGGCTTACGAAAACTGCCGACATTGAATGCGCGCAAGCAGAAAGCCCTGCAACAGGAGTTAGGCGGTAAGCAGCATGCCGAGACCTGCGACAACTTAGACATAAGCGGTAATACCGGTGTGACAAAGGAAGATGGCCAACTCCACCAACATACCACTTTGAGCGTTGTAATGCATGCGCAGCGGCAGCGTTACATAGGCGGTACGGTGCCACCAGGCACTTCGGCGAGACTCACACGCTCCGCTATGCTGACGAAAAGCGAAAGCCGCGACTCCGTCTTCTCTGCGAAATCAGATACCACTTACGAGAATTTAATGCGCTCTCATTCGGCTTCGGACGCCAATCGCAAAAAGTTGCCGTACACTGCGGCAGCTGCAGCAGCCGCTTATTCGCTGGAGAATGATGTGGAAGCCACTGAGGTTGAACAGCCAATCGATTATTCGgccaaatattgtgaaaaagaTGCCAAAACTCCGGATGAGCGCACAACTGAGGTGCAAGGTGCAGGGAACAGCACCACTAACGTCACATATCAGGAGACTGACTTAGATCAGCCGACTGACTTCAGTTTGCGGTATGCCGAGCACCAAATTGAGTCGGATCTGGATGTGTTACCAAATGTGCGGGCGGATCGTATTAACAGTGCCAGCGCAAGAGTTACCCCAGCCGATACCTTACCAGCTTCTGCACCGCCAAATTGCGGTCAGGCAGTGGTTAGTAATGGGAATGAAATACTGCTGATACTTGAGGATACCGTGAAATGCTACCAAACTGAAGACACACCCTATGTCATATCTAATGCCGCGTCGGTCACAGACTTACGACAAGCAGTCATTAAATCAGAAGCTGGCTCACAAGTAGAGGCTTTGAAAACCAcagaaaaacctaaaaaataccaaagagTACAACAGATGCCTAGCAACACAGGCGCACAAGGAAACACCGCATACGGTTCGGGCTCTTACACACCCGAGAAGCCGATTAACTATTGTGAAGAGGGCACACCGGGTTATTTTAGCCGTTACGAGTCCCTCAGCAGTTTGGATGAGTCGCCACCAACACAGCAATCGAACACAAAGGATGCCAAAGCTGTCCAAATGAAAGCTAACACGACCAATTCAACAAAAGAGAATGCTAAACCTGTTGCACGCCCTGCCGCTACACCTTTGCCGCAAGGAGTTGCGCCCGCTGCACAAACCAGCGGCAACGCTACCGCAATTAATTCAGCACAAGAGACGCCCCTAATGTTTTCGCGTCACAGCTCAATGGATTCGCTGGTGGAGGAAGGTGAAGAAGAGATTGGTGTTTGCGATGATAAAAGTTCCGTCGTTAGCGATTTCAGTCGCTTAGCCAGCGGCGTCATTTCACCTTCGGAAATACCCGACTCGCCTACACAGAGCCTACCGCAATCGCCGCGTCGCAATAGCAATTCCGGCCACGTTAACAGCAGCGGTGGCATAGGTGGCTTTCCGCCAAGCGTTTCGCCGTTGGCACCCACGCGCGGCAGTGCTGTCGGTATTGCTTCTAGTAGCGCTGCTATTGGGCTACGTGGTGGCATTGCCGTGGGTGAAGACACTAAGCGGCCGCTGTGTAGCGTCTTCGAAGATGATATAAGCACGTTCCACGTCGAGAATACGCCAGCGCAATTCTCTTGTCGTACCAGTTTGAGTAATCTGAGCATTTTGGATGATGAAATCAGCTTGCCGCCGTCCAGAGAACCACCGGTGGAGGGTGATAACATTGGCCAGCAAGCCATCGTATCAGAAG GCGAGGAAGAAGAGGCCGTTAACAACATCGATGACATATTGCTCGCCAATTGCATCAATATGGGCATGAATCGTACAACTATAACTGCTGCGGCATCAAAGAAGTCCATGGCAAACACAACTAGTGGTCAGAAGGGTACAGATTCTCAGTTGACAGCCGATGAGCCAAAGCACTACTACACGGAAGATACTCCGGCATTGCTCTCAAAGGTCGGCAGTAATACCAACTTGTCGGCGATTTCCATTTGCTCCAGCAACAATATGGAAGAATTGAAAGTGCCACAGCCGCCTCCCACAACGGCTATGGGAGAGTCCGATAACCGACACTCGCTTGTTTTATCCGATGACGTGTCATCCAACGCCTCTGAGAGTGGTGCAGCAGGGCAATCGTTTGACTTGTTGCAGCAATGCATAGAAGTAGGCATGAAAAAGCCAACTGCGCAGACAAAGCCGCATACAAGTGGCACAAGTGTGCAACATAGAGCGATGATGTCATCACGCGTGGCAGATCCAATAGCAATGCTGCGACGCGGTGGTAATATCTTGCCGCCTTATTTGCCTGTCGCAGACGAAacgaataaatttttaatcgaaAACTCGCCATGCAATTTTTCTGTGGCTTCGGGTTTGTCAAATCTGACGGTGGGCTCCAGCTTAGTGGGACCCGCCGTTCAACTAAAGAGCAGCAAACTAAG CGTCGAAAACGCGCCAAACTTGCCAGCGAATACCGAATCCGAGGCAGCTGTCGCAGTGGTGCATGAAGAGGGTGCATGCATGGAACAGAAATGGCAGGACGACTCACTTAGTTCCTTGTCTATAGACTCTGAAGACGATACGAACTTGTTAAGTCAG GCTATTGCCGCCGGCTGCAATAGACCGAAATCAAACCTTGGTTTCAGTAGCACATcgaaaaccaacaacaataacaagcgCACATCACTGTCCGCCTCACAGCCCATTCCCATCAATGCGGCCACCTCGTCATCCTCTCTCAACTCAAGCGCCACAGCGCGACACTACCAGCGTCAGGAGCAGCAAACGTCCGACGTCGGTGCTGGCAATACTTCCATTACAACTCATCGCTACCAAAATGGAAATGACTCGTATAGTTCGGTGGATTCGAGTGACTCCAATGATAATCAAGCCAAATCATTATTTGAGCTGTGCATACGAACCGGAATGCATAAGCCTACCCGAGACGGTGCCAATCACCGCCGCCAACACATGTTGAATAATCGCCGTGGAGGTAGTGGCACAACTCAATCGAATCCGAATCTCAAACAATTTGACTCTTTACCATTGCAATTGCACGCACAACCTAAGCCAATGGCGTTGCCAACAAacatgtccacggctctaacAGCCACAACAACTACTGTCAATCGTCATTTACGTGAGCGTGAGCGCAAAGATGAAAAACTACTCTTAGAATGCATTAACACAGGTATATCGAAAAAGATTGGCAGCAACAGCCACAGCCACAGCAGTAGTGTAGGCAGCGCAACAGTTGCAGCAAAATATGCTGCTGACAAATCCACAAATTCAATACCTATGCCCATATTTATTGGTGGCGATGTCAGTCACAGCACCGGGACCGGGTCAAAAAACGTGCTGGCTACGTCTGCGGCTGCACAGGTGCTGTGTCACCCACACGCGGCTACTTTATCCTCAAATGTGCACAGCACAGCAGCTCCAGACGTAGCAAAGATGAACAACACCGGCTACAACAGTCACTTCACCACCACcttcagcagcagcaacagcaacaacagcaacacgtGCACCGACACCAACAACTCTTGCAGCAGCGTGAATTGTTGGGAAACGAAGGACATCAACAACGTCGACATCATAGACGCAGCAAGAAGTCCAGCGATGGACACCACCATCACAGCACACAGCGACGTAAGTCTTCCAAATCACGTGAACGCAGCAACCGACCAGAAAATGAACGATACTGGGTATAAGGAGGATCAACCGGTTGACTTCGACCAGCCGTCGGCACACGAAGAGTTGAATAGTCCATCGGTATCGTTCGATAATACTGTGACCAGTGATGATTCGAATGAATCGTTCATAATTGAGACCACTGTCTCGCTAGAAATGCGACAATCGCGTAATTCACCGCCACTAACAACATCACAAAAGCACAAAGATCCTGATTTGATGCTAAAATCTGTGGAGCGCCTAACACTGGAGTTTGTCTCATCTGCTGAACAGTTGCGCACTAACGCCACAAGCGTTTTGGCGGAGGGTAGTGTCGCTGAACAACATCGCATGGCGTCGGGTGGCGCCAGTATATCCATTGGCGGCACCTCGAACTCCAACAACACCTGGAATGAGGACACCTGTCCTAACGACGACGTCTCTTTTCCCAGCGTTAGCGTTACAGCACCCATAGTCGCATCACTAAATTACGATGACAAcgacgatgatgatgacgaaGACGTAGACCAGGCCACAGAAGCAGATCACAAAGACTTACACGACTTCGCTGAAATCACTCCAATAAATGAGGAGCAACCGCAACCTTCACTGTTAATGCTCGAACGCGCTGACACAGCCACACAACCCAGTTCATTGGAAACGGAAACCGAAACGGACACATTGGTAAACGATGGACGCAGCATAGATATACTTTGTTACAATGAAACTCAGGAGTCGACCACCAGTAGCGGCATCAATTTCCAGTTGGGTGGTGCTGTTCAATCAGCAGCGCTTTCTTTGGGTGGCCATCATATGTTCTATGGCAGTAACAGCAACGCAGTGGCCGCGGCAGCACAAGCCGCTGCTGCAGCCATGACAAATTCTACCATCATCGCCATTGAAGCACGCGCCCTAGCGGAGAATCTGCAGCATGGCGGTAGCGTTAGTGCTGACGATGACGACAGCGTCGATTTAACATTCAGCATCAATAGCTTAGATTTGGACAATATACGTCCGCCATCGGGTATGGAATCACTCAATATGTCTGGCTATTACCATCAAGAACCGCAGACCAACGCTTTCCATTCGCTTGGCGTTTTACAAAGGCGTAGCAGTAGCACCCCGCAGAGTCCCCAAATGATCATGCGCTCGCCTAAATTTCCGCGTAAATCACTACCACAGGGTTTAGTGGCGAAACGCGCGCTAGGCCAACTACCCGCACACCTGAGCGGCAGCGCCGAAAGCGTTAATTCGAGCTGCAATTTACTGGAGAACATCAAGCCACCATCATTGATGGACGAATTGTTAGACTCCATGATAAGTGTGGCAAGCATACAATCGGAGGTGGCGGATGCAGAGTGCAGTATGGCCACCACTCTATCAGTAGCCTCAAACTATGAGACAGCAGCAGGCGGTCAAGTAGAGGGTGGTGATTATGACGATAACACTATAACGCTGCAAAGTTGCTACGAAACAATGCCACACGACATGGACGCCGAAGAAAACTCGTTTCACAGTGGCGCTGGCAGTACACCACTGCCAACAGACGACTGCGAATTTAGTTCAGCGGAATCTACGCCACAGAAATCAGCTGCATCACCAACCCCGCTAAATGGCGAAAAACGCACATTGACGCCAAAACAGAAGCGAAAAGTAGCCAAGGACCGTTACCGCACCTTCACTATATCCTCAAATGTGGCAGTAAGTGAGGAAGAACGCCAGCGATTAAAATTGGAGGAAACACAAATGTCAGACGAGACTTTGCAGATCGAAATAATCGAAACGGAGACTGTAGGCAGCGCTGG aTCTTCCAGTCGCCGACGCTCAGATGCCGAACGTTATCGTACCCAAACAATTGTCTACAATACTTCAACTGCAAAGACAACCACCACTATCGCAAGTAATGATATGGAAGCTAATGAAGCCAACGCCAGCGCAGATGAGTCGGCCGGACCATATTCTTTAACATCCACCGACGACTGCGCCTCGGAAAGTATGTGTTCGCTACGCGCCATGACACAAAAGTTCAAATTCATAAATATGCCTATTAATATATCAAAAACCGCGCCAGAAGCAGAAGCAGCAGAAGTGAGAGGCGTTCCAGATGGTGGCGACTGTACTAGCATTGAATGCGATCAAAACTCAGAGACCGAATCCTGCCATGATCAACACGAAACATACGGTATCGCTGAAAATTACGACAACCAAAGCGAGGAAGACGCTTCTGACAATAGTGAATCTGAGGAGCATTCCTTAGTTAAATCGCCGGCACGTGCGCGTATTACCAAACCTACTGAGCCAGCTGCGGTCGAAGATGTGTCAAATAATGATCAGGCAAAGGCGGTGCGTGGTCGCAAGAAACCGATTTACATTTCACCCTACAGCATACAGTACCAACGTACAATGTCACCCCAAACGCGCATTGCTaccaataaaactttgacgccAACTAAAACAGCGCAACTTCATACGCTCCGTAAACGCGATACAAATGTAGTAGCGCCGGAGATGGCTGGTACGCGGTTGCCAGCGCCGAAAAAAGTACAGACCCAAGTAAGTGCTGGTGCGCAAGCAACAACCACTCAACAGGGAGCAGCGCCACCTTCACTAGACCGTCAGGGTACATTTGTGCAGGAGGAGCCTACGATTACGACATGTCAAGTGCCTGTCGTTGTATCAGATGTTAAAGCGATATTACCGCCAGCCACAGCAACAGCTGGCGGTAGCCCGCAACGTAGTTCGAAGTTGCCAACAAAGCGTGCAACCGCCGTGGCCGCTTCGAAATCAACAACGACGTCCACTCAGCCAGCGATCACTCGCAAAATACCAATAGCTGCGAAATCGAGCTCCCCAAAACAGCGGAAAGTTGTGACAACAGGTAGCACCGGCATGCCACAGCGTTCCAACAGTAACGCGGCCATACGCGTGACCAGCAGCGCCGCACGCGTCAAACGCGTATCCGCTACAACACCGCCAACACGCAGCAATTCGAACCTGAACAGTCGCGATACGGTAGCAACAGCGGCAGCGCatgcaacaaaaaatgcagcGGCGAAAATCAATCAAGCGCAAAGTCGCATAGCCAATATTTGGAAGCGTGTGAATGATGCTAAGAGCAAGCAGCAGGAGCAGCAGAGAGTGCCGCGCGCCAATGCGGCACGTGGCACAACGGCTGTGGTAAGTAAATTGAAGTCGCAGCAAACGAAGTCATCGCCCGCGCTAAATATGCCCAAAAAAGCGGCGGTGCAACGAGCAactcagcagcaacaacagcaaaagaaGCAAACGTTGATACGTAGCTCAACGTTCGATAACACGCCGAATGGTGTCGGTGGTGCACTACAAAATGTATCAACGAAAATTGCTGTAAACGCCGGTGGTGGGTTGGCGCGCGGCGGTAGAAAGTAA
- the LOC129236276 gene encoding vesicular integral-membrane protein VIP36: MIDLCREKWAWWLLVLLIILPEQGDCSASSNEYMKREHSLIRPFQGIGINLPYWDFLGHTMVTSNYIRLTPDLQSKSGALWNYSPVMTRNWEVHVTFKVHGRGNELFGDGFAIWYTKERMQGGPVFGSKDYFSGLAVILDTYSNQNGPHNHQHPYLSAMINNGTWTYDHDRDGTHTQLAGCEVRFRNVDYETHVSIRYENDILSISTDMENRGEWKSCFVVNDVELPTGYFLGLSATTGDLSDNHDIIGVKFYDLDINVTPEEISARSKIVPRAKTYEPPREHKDDPKPGMSNVKIFFILLFGMLVAIAGAIFAISYFKEKNSRKRFY; the protein is encoded by the exons ATGATTGATTTGTGCCGGGAAAAGTGGGCTTGGTGGCTACTAGTCCTTTTAATAATACTGCCGGAACAGGGTGATTGTTCTGCTAGCAGCAATGAGTATATGAAACGTGAGCATTCATTGATACGGCCGTTCCAAG GCATTGGTATAAATTTACCATATTGGGATTTTCTTGGACACACAATGGTAACTAGCAACTACATAAGACTGACGCCAGATTTGCAATCGAAGAGCGGTGCACTTTGGAACTACTCG CCCGTTATGACACGCAACTGGGAGGTACATGTTACATTCAAAGTGCACGGAAGGGGAAATGAACTGTTCGGAGATGGATTCGCTATTTGGTATACCAAAGAACGTATGCAGGGAGGACCCGTGTTCGGCAGCAAAGACTATTTCTCCGGTTTGGCGGTGATATTGGACACTTACAGCAATCAAAATGGACCACACAAT CATCAACATCCCTACCTCAGTGCTATGATAAACAATGGCACATGGACATATGATCATGACCGGgatggcacacacacacaactggCCGGTTGTGAGGTGCGTTTTCGTAATGTGGACTATGAGACACATGTGAGCATACGTTATGAAAATGACATACTCTCGATCTCCACGGATATGGAGAATAGAGGCGAGTGGAAGAGTTGTTTCGTGGTGAACGATGTTGAATTGCCAACGGGATACTTCCTTGGATTGTCGGCGACAACTGGAGATCTATCCGACAATCATGACATAATTGGTGTAAAGTTTTACGATCTTGATATAAATGTGACG CCGGAAGAGATATCAGCACGTTCTAAAATTGTGCCGCGTGCGAAAACCTATGAACCGCCACGTGAACACAAAGACGATCCCAAGCCGGGCATGTCAAATGTGAAAATATTCTTCATACTTTTATTCGGCATGTTGGTTGCAATCGCTGGCGCCATTTTTGCGATCTCATACTTTAAAGAGAAGAATTCAAGAAAGCGCTTCTACTAA